A genomic segment from Aspergillus puulaauensis MK2 DNA, chromosome 1, nearly complete sequence encodes:
- a CDS encoding glycoside hydrolase family 13 protein (CAZy:GH13;~COG:G;~EggNog:ENOG410Q9UC;~InterPro:IPR017853,IPR006047,IPR013780;~PFAM:PF00128;~go_function: GO:0003824 - catalytic activity [Evidence IEA];~go_process: GO:0005975 - carbohydrate metabolic process [Evidence IEA]), protein MSRPWWKEATIYQIYPASFLDTTGSGLGDLRGIISKIPYIKSLGVDALWLSPIFASPQHDMGYDVADYRSIHEPYGSVADVQDLIDTLHRNNMRLLLDLVVNHTSSEHAWFKDSRSSKTSPKREWYIWRDPKYDSSGTRKPPNNWKSLFGGSAWQFDEATGQYYLSLFLPTQPDLNWENGDMRQAAYADMRFWLDRGVDGFRIDSMNLMSKWPGLPDGKVVDPNAEFQSGAEFFASGPRMHEYLKEMREEVFDKYGTGDRDIMTVGELGFAKDEQSVAPYVANDRKELNMVFTGDIADMDFGPGHKYDRSDFHPRKIRRITNLWQMAMPKFDGWNAVYLDNHDSGRSLSRYASDAPEHRATAAKMLATYMMTLSGTPFLLAGQEIGMANLGKEYGLDAYIDVEGRNRYNEILAARGGDHSTMDDFMRELQLKSRDHGRLPMQWDDSPHAGFTAADKPWMTVNRDYPGWNVAGQIGDPDSVMGFWKKMIALRKEYKELFVYGGYRPLDEEYTGEMVLGYVRESRGERAVVLLNFSDAEQTVEVKEYQHYAVLVNEQCGVVEGRATLSPFGAMVLYTA, encoded by the coding sequence ATGTCTCGCCCCTGGTGGAAAGAAGCCACCATCTACCAAATCTAcccagccagcttcctcgACACAACCGGCTCCGGCCTCGGCGACCTCCGCGGCATAATCTCCAAAATCCCATACATAAAGTCCCTAGGCGTCGACGCGCTCTGGCTATCACCTATCTTCGCATCCCCACAGCACGACATGGGCTATGACGTCGCGGACTACCGCTCCATCCACGAACCGTACGGATCTGTCGCCGATGTCCAGGACCTCATCGATACATTGCATAGGAATAACATGCGTCTCTTGCTAGATTTAGTTGTGAACCATACCAGTTCCGAACACGCCTGGTTCAAAGACTCGCGAAGTAGCAAGACAAGTCCCAAACGGGAGTGGTATATCTGGCGAGACCCGAAGTACGACAGCAGTGGAACCAGAAAACCGCCAAATAACTGGAAGTCGTTATTCGGTGGCTCGGCGTGGCAGTTTGACGAAGCCACAGGACAGTACTATCTGTCGCTATTCCTGCCCACGCAGCCGGATTTGAATTGGGAGAACGGGGATATGAGACAGGCAGCGTATGCGGATATGCGGTTCTGGCTTGATCGCGGGGTCGATGGGTTTCGGATTGATAGTATGAATCTCATGTCGAAGTGGCCTGGGTTGCCAGACGGAAAGGTTGTGGATCCGAATGCGGAGTTTCAGTCTGGGGCGGAGTTTTTTGCGTCTGGGCCTAGGATGCATGAATATCTGAAAGAGATGAGGGAGGAGGTCTTTGACAAGTACGGCACCGGGGACAGGGATATCATGACAGTTGGGGAGTTAGGGTTTGCAAAAGACGAGCAGTCCGTGGCGCCGTATGTAGCCAACGACCGCAAGGAGCTGAACATGGTGTTTACAGGAGACATTGCGGATATGGACTTTGGACCGGGGCATAAATACGACCGCTCTGATTTCCACCCGCGCAAGATCCGCCGCATTACGAATCTCTGGCAGATGGCGATGCCCAAGTTCGATGGCTGGAATGCTGTCTACCTGGATAACCACGACAGCGGGCGTTCGCTGAGCCGGTATGCCTCTGATGCGCCGGAGCATCGAGCGACCGCTGCGAAGATGCTGGCGACGTATATGATGACGCTGAGTGGTACGCCGTTCCTACTTGCAGGGCAGGAGATTGGGATGGCGAATCTGGGCAAGGAGTATGGGCTTGATGCGTACATCGACGTGGAAGGGAGGAACAGGTATAACGAGATTCTGGCAGCGAGAGGCGGCGATCACTCGACCATGGACGACTTCATGCGAGAGCTTCAGCTCAAATCGCGCGATCATGGACGCCTGCCGATGCAATGGGACGATTCGCCGCACGCGGGTTTCACGGCCGCGGATAAGCCGTGGATGACGGTCAATAGGGACTATCCGGGGTGGAATGTTGCGGGCCAGATTGGCGATCCTGATAGTGTCATGGggttttggaagaagatgattGCTCTGCGAAAAGAGTATAAGGAGTTGTTTGTCTATGGGGGTTACAGgccgctggacgaggagtaTAcgggggagatggtgctCGGTTACGTGCGCGAGAGTCGCGGTGAGAGGGCAGTCGTGCTACTGAACTTTTCTGATGCTGAACAGACGGTGGAGGTAAAAGAGTACCAGCATTATGCCGTCTTGGTGAATGAGCAGTGTGGCGTGGTAGAGGGTAGGGCTACTCTCAGCCCGTTCGGGGCGATGGTGTTGTACACAGCATAA
- a CDS encoding uncharacterized protein (COG:S;~EggNog:ENOG410PXME;~InterPro:IPR031352;~PFAM:PF17107;~TransMembrane:1 (o6-24i)) yields the protein MSGVEVLGAITAVIGILESSIKVYDGAKRDKKLPETLKIVGIRMPVILDTLRTCANKLRPNEHPMPTDICDALENILFACEEKAETLEKIFKNVIPAEADSWERYLKVVRRVGKGKQVEELMEALTKDVQLLVNHDAVSSATPEQNDQLEHIVEEMQSLRSSIAEEQHQPLRFESGGGAQTNNVNSGSGQQINNNGHVGAQNFLSGERGS from the coding sequence ATGTCTGGCGTCGAGGTGCTGGGTGCCATCACTGCCGTTATCGGCATTCTCGAGAGCTCCATCAAAGTCTACGATGGTGCCAAGAGAGACAAGAAGCTACCAGAGACGCTCAAAATAGTTGGAATCCGAATGCCCGTTATCCTCGATACCCTTCGGACATGCGCGAACAAGCTAAGGCCGAATGAACACCCTATGCCCACGGATATCTGCGACGCCTTGGAGAATATACTTTTTGCTTGTGAAGAGAAAGCAGAGACGCTGgaaaaaatatttaagaatGTCATTCCTGCTGAGGCTGATTCGTGGGAGCGATATTTGAAGGTCGTTCGGAGAGTTGGAAAGGGGAAACAAGTCGAAGAGCTGATGGAAGCGCTCACTAAAGATGTCCAACTCCTTGTCAATCACGACGCGGTCAGCTCTGCCACACCGGAGCAGAATGATCAACTTGAACATATTGTCGAAGAGATGCAATCTCTCAGAAGCTCCATTGCTGAGGAGCAGCATCAGCCCTTGAGGTTTGAGAGCGGCGGAGGGGCACAGACCAACAATGTCAATAGCGGCAGTGGCCAGcaaatcaacaacaatggccATGTCGGAGCCCAGAATTTTCTTTCTGGTGAGAGGGGCTCGTGA